The following are from one region of the Actinomyces sp. oral taxon 897 genome:
- a CDS encoding DUF4853 domain-containing protein — MRRVRGCLSALVIVVALVATVSCARSGNDDERHLWWDGSAPFKERQSIQAYQEVVEARMGEYVTLVKANSGPIVVRVPSIIVSCRGGYEMTTAIVAFEMPVDGEWAKALAKEMFAEVGLTTITNDDEDGMFLHDETNGGFVNFGLNGDRGVALYATSGCRPSRDGTDPRTTRTRPQWETDIPRYRPPTTTPTPPKAGPTPATPTTPAVSPTPG, encoded by the coding sequence GTGAGGCGGGTCCGTGGCTGCCTGTCGGCCCTGGTAATAGTGGTGGCCTTGGTTGCTACTGTCTCGTGCGCGAGGTCGGGTAACGATGATGAGCGGCACCTGTGGTGGGACGGGTCTGCCCCGTTCAAGGAGCGTCAGAGTATCCAGGCCTACCAGGAGGTGGTGGAGGCCAGGATGGGCGAGTACGTGACCCTCGTAAAGGCCAACAGCGGCCCGATCGTGGTCAGAGTCCCCTCCATTATCGTGTCTTGTCGAGGTGGTTACGAGATGACCACTGCTATTGTAGCTTTTGAAATGCCGGTTGACGGAGAGTGGGCCAAGGCGCTGGCCAAGGAGATGTTCGCCGAGGTCGGCCTGACCACCATCACCAACGACGACGAGGACGGCATGTTCCTCCACGACGAGACCAACGGCGGCTTCGTGAACTTCGGACTGAACGGGGACAGGGGCGTGGCCCTCTACGCCACCTCCGGGTGCCGCCCCAGCCGCGACGGGACCGACCCCCGCACAACCCGCACCAGACCCCAGTGGGAGACGGACATCCCCCGCTACAGGCCACCCACCACCACACCCACACCACCCAAGGCAGGACCCACGCCAGCAACACCGACCACGCCCGCTGTGTCACCGACTCCAGGCTGA
- a CDS encoding DUF4853 domain-containing protein gives MRRVRGCLAALVIVVALVATVSCARSDDERHLWWDGSAPFKERQSIQAYQEVVEARLGEFVAELAPSSGGAVIMHTSNLSPCKGGGYELYTASITFNLPVEYSRARELAGHLFPTIGLDTITNDDHDGAFFHDKINGGDIDLVVSIDGAITIGGVSGCRPSRDGSDPRTTRTRPQWETSLPPHPRHTPKPTHTPAPATSILSPTPS, from the coding sequence GTGAGGCGGGTCCGTGGCTGCCTGGCGGCCCTGGTAATAGTGGTGGCCCTGGTTGCTACTGTCTCGTGCGCGAGGTCGGATGATGAGCGGCACCTGTGGTGGGACGGGTCCGCCCCGTTCAAGGAGCGTCAGAGTATCCAGGCTTACCAGGAGGTGGTGGAGGCCAGACTGGGCGAGTTCGTGGCCGAACTTGCCCCCAGCAGCGGTGGTGCAGTAATCATGCACACTTCTAATCTAAGCCCCTGCAAAGGCGGGGGTTACGAGTTGTACACCGCCTCTATTACTTTTAACCTTCCGGTGGAGTACTCGCGTGCCAGGGAGCTGGCCGGGCACCTGTTCCCCACCATAGGCCTGGACACCATTACCAACGACGACCATGACGGCGCCTTCTTCCACGACAAGATCAACGGCGGAGACATCGACCTCGTAGTAAGTATAGACGGTGCTATAACCATTGGCGGGGTCTCGGGTTGCCGCCCCAGCAGGGACGGCTCCGACCCCCGCACCACCCGCACCAGGCCCCAGTGGGAGACCAGTCTCCCACCACACCCACGGCACACACCCAAGCCAACCCACACACCAGCACCAGCTACCTCAATCCTGTCACCCACCCCAAGTTGA
- a CDS encoding alpha/beta hydrolase has product MVTWSDIQRWNPSALTSAGSSLRSLRTTLLTTCQDAEAAERAVLSRGLTVTQAQEVLRGLTKKHTRLVNEVSELMMATVEAADGVGDVQTLVLECTQYAQTHPELTLNADGSVTYPERKVTMGDLTASYGPSGNACHAALTERDANELKSLVAKALARAVEVDEAYGKRLDALTNGTYTCVETSGTHSPGLPNQPQAGWSPTQVAFWWASLTQAEKQAIITEHPEWIGNLDGIDMASRSQANLNRLPTELAKVEEELKDIEKKSSAWSVKYSNTKDAVNPYYEQIKNAQGRINDIKKIQEQLTVHPDRSLLVLDTSGSKRVRAAVAIGDVDTADHVATFVPGMGTNPADKLDEYTGNVQRLKDKMEYYSQNETSATIAWLGYDAPPGFLEPGWGDVAEVDLARDGAERLSSFAEGINASRAVSGGSEPHQTVLGHSYGSTTAGFAADHVRAGVIDDLVLFGSPGSGVHDVREYNLPPGHVYVSAVDSHDIVQGLGTDEDFGVDPVELDGVTHISGNVPEPDGYSWMLSPTGRHGTYMNEGSEALKDMARVAAGVYS; this is encoded by the coding sequence ATGGTAACGTGGAGTGATATTCAGAGGTGGAATCCGTCTGCGTTGACGAGTGCGGGGTCGTCTCTGCGTAGTCTGCGTACGACCCTGCTGACTACCTGTCAGGACGCTGAGGCGGCGGAGCGGGCGGTGCTGTCCCGGGGGCTGACGGTGACTCAGGCCCAGGAGGTGCTGCGGGGGCTGACCAAGAAGCACACGCGGCTGGTCAACGAGGTCAGTGAGCTCATGATGGCCACGGTCGAGGCCGCTGACGGGGTGGGTGACGTGCAGACCCTGGTGCTGGAGTGCACCCAGTACGCCCAGACCCACCCTGAGCTGACCCTGAATGCCGACGGCAGCGTGACCTACCCTGAGAGAAAGGTGACCATGGGGGATCTGACCGCCTCCTACGGTCCGTCGGGGAACGCCTGTCATGCCGCGCTGACCGAGAGGGACGCCAACGAGCTGAAGAGCCTCGTGGCCAAGGCGCTGGCGCGGGCGGTGGAGGTGGACGAGGCCTACGGGAAGCGCCTGGACGCCCTGACCAACGGGACCTACACGTGCGTAGAGACCAGTGGCACCCACAGCCCGGGCCTGCCCAACCAGCCCCAGGCGGGGTGGTCGCCCACCCAGGTCGCGTTCTGGTGGGCGTCCCTGACCCAGGCCGAGAAGCAGGCCATAATCACCGAGCACCCCGAGTGGATTGGCAACCTCGACGGCATCGACATGGCCTCACGCAGCCAGGCCAACCTCAACCGACTCCCCACAGAGCTCGCGAAGGTTGAGGAGGAACTTAAGGATATTGAGAAAAAGAGCAGCGCGTGGAGCGTTAAGTACAGTAACACCAAAGACGCCGTCAACCCGTATTACGAACAGATCAAGAACGCCCAAGGAAGAATCAATGACATCAAGAAGATCCAGGAGCAGCTCACTGTCCATCCAGATCGCTCGCTGCTAGTCCTAGACACCTCGGGGTCTAAGCGGGTGCGCGCGGCTGTTGCTATTGGTGACGTGGACACCGCAGATCATGTAGCCACCTTCGTGCCCGGCATGGGAACCAACCCCGCAGACAAACTGGATGAGTACACGGGTAATGTTCAGCGTCTCAAGGATAAAATGGAATATTATTCTCAGAATGAAACTTCCGCAACTATTGCCTGGCTTGGTTATGACGCCCCGCCCGGGTTCCTTGAGCCCGGTTGGGGGGATGTCGCTGAGGTCGACCTGGCGAGGGACGGTGCTGAGAGGCTGAGTTCCTTTGCGGAGGGTATTAACGCCTCGCGAGCGGTATCGGGTGGCAGTGAGCCCCATCAGACGGTGTTGGGGCACTCCTACGGGTCGACCACGGCGGGCTTCGCCGCCGACCATGTACGGGCCGGGGTGATCGACGACCTGGTCTTGTTCGGGTCACCGGGCTCAGGAGTGCACGATGTACGTGAGTACAACCTGCCTCCGGGGCACGTCTACGTATCGGCGGTGGACAGTCACGACATTGTCCAAGGGCTGGGGACGGACGAGGACTTCGGTGTTGACCCAGTAGAACTTGACGGTGTCACCCATATCTCGGGTAACGTGCCGGAACCGGATGGTTACAGCTGGATGCTCAGCCCCACCGGGCGTCACGGCACGTACATGAACGAGGGATCTGAGGCTCTTAAGGATATGGCCAGGGTCGCAGCGGGGGTGTACTCGTGA
- a CDS encoding PP2C family protein-serine/threonine phosphatase codes for MDLSRLGPILRTRWGAATDTGPVRPQNEDCWLAEPPLHAVADGMGGHTDGALASSTALRTLAAGLRPDVLPGRRPDLVDLDRAIAAAAVAVAALATPEAPWTAPGTTLTGVLPLEGADNPHWIVFNIGDSRTYLVAGGQVRQLTRDHSARQEIRDHGVLASPLPPTNVVTRALGAGMRGLPEADYGRVPLCEQDQIVLCSDGVHAVLTPRQLGQAVMKAPDPQTAANTLVDLAITHGTRDNATAVVIQVTAASGDEDVPRAAHARRLLSIRPAPMKTARRPQEERGH; via the coding sequence ATGGACCTGTCACGACTCGGCCCAATACTCCGTACGCGCTGGGGCGCCGCCACGGACACCGGCCCCGTACGCCCCCAAAACGAGGACTGCTGGCTGGCTGAGCCCCCGCTCCACGCCGTCGCCGACGGCATGGGAGGGCACACCGACGGCGCCCTGGCCTCCTCCACCGCCCTGCGCACCCTGGCCGCCGGCCTGCGGCCCGACGTCCTACCAGGTCGTCGCCCTGACCTGGTAGACCTGGACCGTGCTATCGCCGCTGCCGCCGTCGCCGTCGCCGCCCTGGCCACGCCCGAGGCCCCCTGGACCGCCCCCGGCACCACCCTCACCGGCGTGCTTCCCCTGGAGGGTGCGGACAACCCCCACTGGATCGTCTTCAATATCGGGGACTCCCGTACCTACCTGGTGGCCGGCGGCCAGGTCCGCCAGCTCACCCGCGACCACTCCGCCCGCCAGGAGATCCGGGACCACGGTGTCCTGGCCAGCCCCCTGCCACCCACCAACGTGGTCACCCGTGCCCTGGGTGCGGGGATGCGGGGCCTGCCCGAGGCCGACTACGGCAGGGTGCCGTTGTGCGAGCAGGACCAGATCGTCCTATGCTCCGACGGTGTTCACGCCGTCCTCACCCCTCGCCAGCTGGGGCAGGCCGTCATGAAGGCCCCCGACCCGCAGACAGCCGCCAACACCCTGGTGGACCTCGCGATCACCCACGGCACCCGGGACAACGCCACGGCAGTGGTCATCCAGGTGACCGCCGCCAGCGGGGACGAGGACGTACCACGGGCCGCCCACGCGCGTCGGCTCCTTTCCATCCGCCCCGCACCCATGAAGACGGCCCGCAGGCCACAGGAAGAGAGGGGGCACTGA
- a CDS encoding FHA domain-containing protein: MLQLGRYSYRGKGAVLVTGPCGAALVPLAWTGSAEEAMTGRVQVGVWARDIASARADAFILDLAGPQVIVSLIGSARIKAGRLGHAEPEEWSPPVWGKPIDPGEWEYLDVTLGDTQDGAWRLLDDDAVLAGQVRVGRPLHEMVQAWGADHTPAPLDVLAAPPGASPAAADAPGQGAPVPPLTSTPPLTSTPPVPVEDAQPLAGSVGSPGSASSLPVLGAPAGAAATMAPPPPSPAQVASSSPAAPSPATMVMDSTLLASATPLPQTTVITDLGAALEADRTAPPPASSAPSPAPPPAPSSPVPDQPAPSSPPAAPSPVVAQVAIPERVSMLERLSADRAAGLGRFSASRRGRAASRRAASRHSTPSDPAPAPQQVPEPPGTGAGTPASGTPLLGTPVPGHALTPGQAGAGDLAAQRSAAPEPVPAPEAPEPLPAEPVPTQAPASPTAPDQAAGSGVPEPAPRRRRRGRHLWAPSAEEQAAASRPDPVPTRAVPSATPFSPAASDRTAAPGSFAFSEQAGTSAENPERYEATMTPAMLAQLHETQGDNGATVMRHTPNLPAMPTGFLIYAGSAPIEVVRDVVIGRDPDARALTGRPQATVLRVPSPAVEISRSHCAVMTTAPGIWSLMDLGSANGTILRHPDGTRDEVPPMLTMALSDGDRIDLGEGVTVEFRLR, encoded by the coding sequence ATGCTCCAGCTAGGCAGGTACTCCTACCGAGGTAAAGGTGCCGTCCTGGTCACCGGCCCCTGCGGGGCGGCCCTGGTCCCGCTGGCCTGGACCGGCTCCGCCGAGGAGGCCATGACCGGCCGGGTCCAGGTAGGGGTGTGGGCCAGGGACATAGCCTCCGCCCGCGCCGACGCCTTTATCCTGGACCTCGCCGGCCCCCAGGTCATTGTCAGCCTCATCGGGTCGGCCCGCATCAAGGCCGGGCGCCTGGGGCACGCCGAGCCTGAGGAGTGGTCGCCCCCCGTGTGGGGCAAGCCCATCGACCCCGGGGAGTGGGAGTACCTCGACGTCACCCTCGGGGACACCCAGGACGGTGCCTGGCGCCTCCTGGACGACGACGCCGTCCTGGCCGGGCAGGTGCGGGTCGGCCGGCCCCTGCACGAGATGGTCCAGGCCTGGGGCGCCGACCACACCCCGGCGCCGCTGGACGTGCTAGCCGCCCCCCCGGGCGCGTCCCCGGCCGCGGCCGACGCGCCGGGTCAGGGGGCGCCCGTGCCGCCCCTGACCTCCACGCCACCCCTGACCTCCACCCCGCCCGTGCCGGTGGAGGACGCCCAGCCCCTGGCGGGCTCGGTGGGCTCACCGGGCTCCGCGTCCTCGCTCCCGGTCCTCGGCGCCCCCGCGGGGGCCGCGGCGACCATGGCGCCCCCACCGCCCTCGCCCGCGCAGGTGGCCAGCTCCTCCCCGGCGGCCCCGAGCCCCGCCACCATGGTCATGGACTCCACGCTGCTGGCCTCGGCGACCCCCCTGCCCCAGACCACGGTCATAACGGACCTGGGCGCGGCGCTGGAGGCCGACCGGACGGCGCCCCCACCGGCGTCGTCCGCCCCCTCCCCAGCGCCACCCCCGGCGCCCTCCTCACCGGTGCCGGACCAGCCAGCACCCTCCTCACCCCCGGCCGCGCCCTCGCCGGTGGTCGCGCAGGTCGCGATACCGGAACGGGTCTCCATGCTGGAACGCCTCTCGGCCGACCGGGCCGCCGGACTGGGCCGTTTCTCAGCCTCCCGGCGCGGGCGGGCGGCCTCCCGGCGCGCCGCCTCCAGGCACTCCACGCCCTCAGACCCCGCTCCCGCCCCCCAACAGGTGCCGGAGCCCCCAGGTACCGGAGCGGGCACCCCCGCGTCAGGCACCCCGCTGCTGGGCACCCCGGTGCCGGGGCATGCGCTCACGCCGGGGCAGGCCGGAGCGGGGGACCTGGCCGCGCAGCGGTCCGCGGCTCCCGAGCCGGTCCCCGCTCCCGAGGCTCCCGAGCCGCTCCCCGCCGAGCCGGTCCCCACGCAGGCCCCGGCGTCGCCCACCGCCCCCGACCAGGCGGCAGGGTCCGGCGTCCCTGAGCCCGCCCCCCGGCGACGTCGCCGTGGACGCCACCTGTGGGCCCCCAGCGCGGAGGAGCAGGCGGCCGCCTCCCGTCCGGACCCGGTACCGACCCGGGCGGTCCCCTCCGCGACGCCGTTCTCACCAGCCGCCTCGGACAGGACGGCGGCCCCGGGCTCCTTCGCCTTCTCCGAGCAGGCCGGTACCTCCGCGGAGAACCCCGAGCGCTACGAGGCCACCATGACCCCCGCCATGCTCGCCCAGCTGCACGAGACGCAGGGGGACAACGGCGCCACCGTCATGCGCCACACCCCGAACCTGCCGGCCATGCCCACCGGGTTCCTCATCTACGCCGGGTCCGCCCCCATCGAGGTCGTCCGCGACGTCGTCATCGGGCGCGACCCCGACGCGCGGGCGCTCACCGGCCGCCCCCAGGCGACCGTGCTCCGCGTCCCGAGCCCCGCCGTGGAGATCTCACGGTCCCACTGCGCCGTCATGACCACGGCACCCGGTATCTGGTCGCTCATGGACCTCGGCTCGGCCAACGGCACCATCCTGCGTCACCCCGACGGCACCCGGGACGAGGTGCCGCCCATGCTCACCATGGCCCTGTCCGACGGCGACCGGATCGACCTGGGCGAGGGCGTCACCGTGGAGTTCCGCCTCCGCTGA
- a CDS encoding ribonuclease H family protein, which produces MTITAAADGSALGNPGPAGWAWYVDDSCWAAGGWPESTNNRGELTAVLELLRATACSGQGEELLIQCDSQYVINSLTKWRHGWKRRGWRKADGRPVLNDDLMRELDAALTGRAVRFEWVRGHVGHPMNEAADSRARAAATAYQQGRAVPAGPGWTRGPSGTGDQGVAPSASGARTIGAAGPAGPVGAAGPVGPVGAAGPAGSAGADAGQAGVAEVVPGATAARRARLRQEGGTLF; this is translated from the coding sequence ATGACGATCACTGCTGCGGCGGACGGATCCGCCCTGGGCAACCCCGGGCCCGCCGGATGGGCCTGGTACGTGGACGACTCCTGCTGGGCCGCCGGGGGCTGGCCGGAGTCCACGAACAACCGCGGTGAGCTCACCGCCGTCCTGGAGCTGCTGCGGGCCACGGCGTGTTCCGGCCAGGGGGAGGAGCTCCTCATCCAGTGCGACTCCCAGTACGTCATTAACTCCCTGACCAAGTGGCGTCACGGCTGGAAGAGGCGCGGCTGGCGCAAGGCCGACGGCAGGCCCGTCCTCAACGACGACCTCATGCGTGAGCTCGACGCCGCCCTCACCGGGCGGGCCGTGCGCTTTGAGTGGGTGCGCGGGCACGTGGGCCACCCCATGAACGAGGCCGCCGACTCCCGTGCCCGGGCGGCCGCCACCGCCTACCAGCAGGGTAGGGCCGTGCCCGCCGGGCCGGGGTGGACCCGGGGGCCATCGGGCACAGGGGACCAGGGCGTCGCCCCCTCTGCCTCGGGAGCCAGGACTATTGGGGCGGCCGGTCCTGCTGGTCCCGTTGGGGCCGCCGGTCCTGTCGGTCCCGTTGGGGCCGCCGGTCCTGCCGGGTCCGCCGGGGCTGACGCCGGTCAGGCTGGGGTGGCCGAGGTCGTCCCCGGTGCCACTGCCGCCCGTCGGGCCCGTCTGCGTCAGGAGGGCGGCACCCTGTTTTAA
- a CDS encoding response regulator transcription factor, with protein MSVTVMVVDDQKAARMGLALMINRAGDLRVVAQAVNGQDAVDQLEARARARQALPDVVLMDVRMPVLNGVDATAVITRRHPVVRTLVLTTYDQDEFAFGALSAGASGFLLKDTRTADLHQALRAVASGDAVLTPRVTRELLNRHMLRPPATPAQRAARQRLRHLSQREREVAELVAQGLTNAEIAQQLVIAPDSVKKNVTRILARLGLRDRVQLVILMRDAW; from the coding sequence ATGAGCGTCACCGTCATGGTCGTCGACGACCAGAAGGCCGCCCGGATGGGCCTGGCGCTCATGATCAACCGGGCCGGGGACCTGCGTGTGGTCGCGCAGGCCGTCAACGGCCAGGACGCCGTCGACCAGCTAGAGGCCCGCGCCAGGGCCCGCCAGGCGCTGCCGGACGTGGTCCTCATGGACGTACGCATGCCGGTCCTCAACGGGGTCGACGCCACCGCGGTCATCACCCGCCGCCACCCCGTGGTCAGGACGCTGGTGCTGACCACCTACGACCAGGACGAGTTCGCCTTCGGGGCGCTGTCCGCCGGGGCGTCGGGTTTCCTGCTCAAGGACACCCGTACCGCCGACCTCCACCAGGCGCTGCGGGCGGTGGCCTCAGGGGACGCCGTCCTGACCCCACGGGTGACCCGCGAGCTGCTCAACCGGCACATGCTGCGGCCCCCGGCCACCCCGGCCCAGCGGGCGGCGCGCCAGCGCCTGAGGCACCTGAGCCAGCGTGAGCGCGAGGTGGCCGAGCTCGTGGCCCAGGGGCTGACAAACGCCGAGATCGCCCAGCAGCTGGTCATCGCTCCGGACTCGGTCAAGAAGAACGTCACCCGCATCCTGGCCCGGCTCGGCCTGCGCGACCGGGTCCAGCTCGTCATCCTCATGCGTGACGCCTGGTAA
- a CDS encoding sensor histidine kinase yields the protein MTADPPSAHRTFFDQVSAAWHTSTDGLLIGAGAVGLYQLVIWLRLRFLQPSLPGGTGLWVAVNVLIVLSLVARRRWPLAVTALTSVAMAVTGPPGLQAGMFAPLLVSVYALVSLSGTLQRVVGLGLAVLGACGPDPLVDSDLPLLQTRILSKCLILVVVAAVALLLRSRRRALELSDARLAAQAAGHRLAAQRDTARRQARVAGELHDSVGHALTAIIALSEGLRDASDDAMVNEAVDMINSLAREGLADTRSAVASLAPPPGCDGGGGAPDGVPRQPAPGAGRWGRAGGGVPGGGVPHKAGPGLGGGMPAPTAREEAPGEEVADPRGWGRIDTLLTTVRGTGLSVLLAETGRRPEDPGLGGLVFTLSREALTNVMRHATGATRVVLALDHGPQATVLTVSDDGCPAGGAPGADVLDGKGTGDEDGTARAHPAAPGAQDGARAGEGTRWLTPAPQGPGVGLPREPASGVGQGTGPGAPAAATGTGHGLAHLRALVAEHGGTLSAGPVPDGWRLQAVVPRWETRSVHGHLPGPPQPLIPRWRARPPARTGPAPVSHQEDV from the coding sequence GTGACGGCTGACCCGCCGTCGGCCCACCGCACCTTCTTCGACCAGGTCAGTGCCGCCTGGCACACCTCCACTGACGGCCTGTTGATCGGAGCGGGTGCGGTGGGCCTCTACCAGCTGGTCATCTGGCTGCGGCTGCGGTTCCTCCAGCCCTCCCTACCAGGTGGTACCGGCCTGTGGGTGGCGGTCAACGTGCTCATTGTCCTCAGCCTGGTGGCACGACGTCGGTGGCCGCTGGCCGTGACGGCCCTGACCTCCGTCGCCATGGCGGTCACGGGTCCGCCGGGCCTGCAGGCCGGCATGTTCGCCCCGCTCCTGGTCTCGGTGTACGCCCTGGTCTCCCTGTCAGGCACGCTCCAGCGGGTGGTCGGGCTCGGGCTCGCCGTGCTCGGCGCCTGCGGGCCCGACCCCCTGGTTGACTCCGACCTGCCGCTCCTCCAGACGAGGATCCTCTCCAAGTGCCTCATCCTGGTGGTGGTGGCCGCAGTGGCCCTGCTCCTGCGCTCCCGCCGACGGGCCCTAGAGCTGTCCGACGCCCGCCTGGCCGCCCAGGCCGCCGGGCACCGCCTGGCCGCCCAGCGCGACACCGCCCGCCGCCAGGCGCGCGTGGCCGGCGAGCTCCACGACTCGGTGGGGCACGCGCTCACCGCGATTATCGCCCTGTCCGAGGGGCTGCGTGACGCCAGCGACGACGCCATGGTCAACGAGGCCGTCGACATGATCAACTCACTGGCCCGTGAGGGCCTGGCAGACACCCGCAGTGCGGTCGCCTCCCTGGCACCGCCCCCGGGGTGCGACGGCGGTGGCGGAGCGCCCGACGGCGTCCCCCGCCAGCCCGCCCCCGGGGCAGGCCGGTGGGGGCGGGCTGGTGGAGGAGTACCCGGTGGCGGGGTGCCGCACAAAGCGGGGCCCGGCCTCGGCGGTGGGATGCCCGCCCCCACCGCCCGGGAGGAGGCACCCGGTGAGGAGGTCGCCGACCCGCGCGGGTGGGGGCGGATAGACACCCTGCTGACCACCGTGCGCGGCACCGGCCTGAGCGTCCTCCTGGCCGAGACCGGACGGCGTCCGGAGGACCCCGGGCTCGGCGGGCTCGTCTTCACGCTCTCACGCGAGGCCCTGACCAATGTCATGCGTCACGCCACCGGCGCCACCAGGGTGGTCCTGGCCCTGGACCACGGCCCGCAGGCCACCGTGCTCACCGTGTCCGACGACGGCTGCCCGGCCGGAGGCGCTCCGGGGGCGGACGTGCTAGATGGGAAGGGGACAGGGGACGAGGACGGTACGGCCCGTGCTCACCCGGCCGCACCCGGGGCGCAGGACGGTGCGAGGGCGGGCGAGGGCACCAGGTGGCTCACCCCGGCCCCCCAGGGACCGGGGGTGGGCCTCCCCCGCGAACCGGCGTCAGGCGTCGGGCAGGGTACAGGACCGGGAGCCCCTGCGGCGGCCACCGGCACCGGGCACGGCCTGGCGCACCTGCGCGCCCTCGTCGCCGAGCACGGGGGTACCCTGAGCGCCGGGCCCGTACCGGACGGCTGGAGGCTGCAGGCGGTCGTCCCCCGATGGGAGACGCGGTCGGTCCACGGGCACCTGCCTGGCCCACCGCAGCCGCTCATCCCCCGCTGGAGGGCGCGGCCACCGGCACGCACCGGCCCCGCCCCGGTCAGCCACCAGGAGGACGTATGA
- a CDS encoding ABC transporter permease, producing the protein MQYRDYQDAFEAQEATWEVVWAQSTLMLSMLFLPLAVAAFTAQAASGEHAGRNWQRMAANRLEGVMVVGKLLHALQAALFTALILVGEITATGLLLGFDAADLARYLPRVVPVTLAVWAIEVLVMWLGVVLESFAAMMTTVFLITVTGLALSLAAPALAAIDPMGLLTLACSSYSPRDIASPGSVLTASVVCLAWVGILALALRAGVRRRS; encoded by the coding sequence ATGCAGTACCGCGACTACCAGGACGCGTTCGAGGCCCAGGAGGCGACCTGGGAGGTCGTGTGGGCCCAGTCCACGCTCATGCTGTCCATGCTGTTCCTGCCCCTGGCCGTGGCCGCCTTCACCGCCCAGGCGGCCTCCGGGGAGCACGCGGGGCGCAACTGGCAGCGGATGGCCGCCAACCGTCTGGAGGGCGTCATGGTGGTCGGCAAGCTGCTCCACGCCCTCCAGGCAGCCCTGTTCACCGCCCTCATCCTGGTCGGTGAGATCACGGCAACGGGCCTGCTCCTGGGTTTCGACGCCGCCGACCTGGCCCGCTACCTGCCCCGGGTCGTGCCGGTCACCCTGGCGGTGTGGGCTATCGAGGTCCTGGTCATGTGGCTGGGCGTGGTCCTGGAGTCCTTCGCCGCTATGATGACCACGGTGTTCCTCATCACCGTCACCGGCCTGGCGCTGAGCCTGGCCGCACCCGCCCTGGCCGCCATCGACCCGATGGGGCTGCTGACCCTGGCCTGCTCCAGCTACTCCCCCCGTGACATCGCCTCCCCGGGCTCCGTGCTCACCGCCAGCGTCGTCTGCCTGGCCTGGGTGGGGATCCTGGCCCTGGCCCTGCGCGCCGGCGTCAGGCGCAGGTCGTGA
- a CDS encoding ABC transporter permease, with the protein MSTLLLEVRKIRRKHYWLMAAGASVLLVLWSSGLAATRAGRGPDSAKVAVMNLHEAFQLITLFGPVVVAILASRLVTVDTEARMGQMMTALGQHATTRFWGKLVVVGLTVVLAEGAVIGFAVVNASVMGLSVTPSYHASLGPIVLLLLGSAIAVPATQIALSTCVSRQAVGVVAACLGGLTCSALPYLHLGYLGWFTPWGLGAAADPVDTLASQTTFPLTGDMAMSPHPWLTASLALLAAAAWTAVAYLAVARKENRR; encoded by the coding sequence ATGAGCACGCTGCTCCTGGAGGTGCGCAAGATCCGGCGCAAGCACTACTGGCTCATGGCCGCGGGCGCCAGCGTGCTCCTGGTCCTGTGGTCCTCGGGGCTGGCGGCCACCAGGGCCGGCAGGGGGCCCGACTCCGCCAAGGTCGCCGTCATGAACCTCCACGAGGCGTTCCAGCTCATTACCCTGTTCGGGCCCGTCGTGGTGGCCATCCTGGCCTCACGCCTGGTGACGGTGGACACCGAGGCGCGGATGGGGCAGATGATGACCGCCCTGGGGCAGCACGCCACCACCCGGTTCTGGGGCAAGCTGGTGGTGGTCGGCCTGACCGTGGTGCTGGCGGAGGGGGCCGTCATCGGGTTCGCCGTCGTGAACGCCTCGGTCATGGGCCTGTCGGTGACACCGTCCTACCACGCCTCCCTGGGGCCGATCGTCCTCCTCCTGCTGGGCTCGGCTATCGCCGTCCCGGCCACGCAGATCGCCCTGTCCACCTGCGTGAGCAGGCAGGCGGTGGGAGTGGTGGCCGCCTGCCTAGGCGGGCTGACCTGCTCCGCCCTGCCCTACCTGCACCTGGGGTACCTGGGCTGGTTCACGCCCTGGGGGCTGGGCGCCGCGGCAGACCCTGTTGACACCCTGGCCTCCCAGACCACGTTCCCCCTGACCGGGGACATGGCCATGTCCCCCCACCCCTGGCTGACCGCCTCCCTGGCGCTGCTCGCCGCCGCTGCCTGGACCGCCGTCGCCTACCTCGCCGTCGCCCGCAAGGAGAACCGCCGATGA